In Ananas comosus cultivar F153 unplaced genomic scaffold, ASM154086v1, whole genome shotgun sequence, the DNA window TTGACATGAAATTTCTTGGAATAACCAAAACCAGGTCACCTTGCTTGTAAACCCTTTCTTTCACCATCCTGTTGTATGCATTGGACATCCGGCTCCGATAAAGCTCTAGATTTTGCTGAGCTTGAAGCCTCAGCCCTTCAAAGGAATCCAACTCCTGCAATCGAAGCTTACTTTGATGGTTGTCATTGACATTTTCATGGACCGCAACCCTCAAGGAGGGAATTTCCACCTCCAAAGGTTTAACTGCTTCACATCCAAATACCAACGAATATGGAGTCATTTGAGTTGGGGTGCGCATGGTCGTTCGATATGCCCACAGAACTTCCAATAGTTTGACGTCCCAATCCCGCTTATTCTTTGAGACAGTTTTCTTTAGCAATTTTACCAAGGTTTTATTGAAAGCTTCTGCTAAGCCATTGGCTTGTGGATAATATATAGAAGAGTATCtccaatcaattttaaatttatcggCAAGTCGATGTACCTTGTGTGATCGAAATGAAGGCCCGTTGTCAGAGATAATTCGGCTTGGAATGCCGAACCTATAAATGATGTGATGCAGAAAGAAATTGACCACGTTTTCTGCCTTGACTTCCCGTAGGGATATTGCTTCTGCCCACCGGGAGAAATAATCCGTTGCTGCGAGTATGAATCGATGCCCTTTTGATGTGGAGGTTCTATCGGCCCAATGACATCTGTGCCCCAAGTAGCAAAGGGCCACGATGGTACAGTTGGATGTAAGAGTTCTGGCGGGCGATCTTTGAAATCACCATGTATCTGACACTAGTGGCACTTCTTTGCGTAATCCATGCAATCTTTTACCATGGTCGGCCAGAAATAACCTGTCAGCTTCAATCTCAGTGCAATTTTGGGTCCGGATTGATGTGCTCCGCATAATCCAGAATGTGCTTCCTTGATCGCATTCACTGCTTCCGTTTGAGAGAGGCATCGCAACCACATTTGATCATAAGTCCGCTTGTAAAGTGTGTCATTGTGGTATGTATATTGAGACAGGCGCCTTTGAAGTTCGATCTTCTTATTCCGATCTTCGGGGAGGTGGCCATATTTAAAATACTCAATGAACGGAGCCCTCCAATCATTTACTTCAACTTGGGTGCACGTCACCACGTTATCTTGATAGTCAGAAGGGAAGAATTCCAGGACTGAAGGTAACAACCATCGCTGTTCTACCCGAATCTCGGCAACACCATCGGGAGGAAGGGACAAAGCTGCAACCAACTTCCCAAGAGCATCTGCTTGTGTATTATTGCGACGTCTAACATGTTGGATGTCAATGAAAGTGAACTTTTCCATGAGGCTTAGCACCAATGAATGATATGAAGTCAATTCCGGTTTTCGCACTTCATAGATTCCATTTACTTGTCGGATTACCAATTGAGAGTCTCCAAAAGCTTGAAGATGAGATATATTCATTGATAGTGCCGTCAGCAACCCGAAAGCTAATGCTTCGTATTCGGCCTCATTGTTAGAGCAATCAGGGTTcataagagagaaagagtgatAGATGACTCTCTTATTTGGGGTGACAAGTACAATTCCAACCCCTGCTTTTTTCCTTGTCGACCCTTCTGCCGACTCTATTGAGCGAGATGCTCCATCGAAATATAGTTGCCAGTAATGGGTGACTTTCTCCACGGTCATTACCTCTTCGTCTGGTAGGTCTGTAATAAGAGGAGAATCGTCGGGTACAGGGTGAGCCGCTAAGAAATCTGCCAGGGCCTGACCTTTAATAGCTCGTTGAGGAACGTACGTGATATCAAATTCCATCATAAGAACTGCCCATTTGCCTACTCGGCCCATCAATGTTGGCCTGTTGAGCACATACTTAATCGGATCAGCCCTTGCAATCAGTTTAATCTCATGGGACAACATATAATGTCGAAGCCACTTCAGCGCGAATATCAGAGCCAGACATAGCTTCTCAACAGGAGAGTAGTTATTCTCGGCACCTATCATGACCCGACTGAGATAATAGCATGCAACTTCTTTACCTTCTTCATTTACTTGCGCCAACATAGCTCCGAGGGAAGAAGGTGTGGCAGCGATATATAATATTAACGGCCTTCCGCGAATCGGTGCTGCCAAGACTGGCGGATTTAGCAAATACGGCTTCTGACATGAATCATCCCAATTGAATGCCGCTCCCTTTTTCATCAGTTTGGAAAATGGGTGGATTCGACCAGACAAATTGGAGATAAATCTTCTAATATATGCAAGTTTGCCTTGAAGAGATCTCAGTTGCTTTAAACTCTTTGGATGAGGCATTTCGATGATTGCTTTAATCTTGTCTGGGTCTACTTCTATCCCGCGATATCGAACGATAAAACCCAAGAACTTTCCGGAGGTGACCCCAAATGCGCACTTCAAAGGATTCATTTTCAATTGATATTTTCGAAATTGATCAAAAACAATTCTCAGATCTACGAGATGATCAATTCTATTTTTTGTCTTGACCACCAAGTCATCAATATAACATTCGACCAAATTATGCAACAAATCATCAAAAATGGTCGTCATTGCTCTTTGGTAAGTGGCTCCTGCATTCTTTAATCCAAAAGGCATGACTTTATAACAAAAGTTACCTTTGGGAGTTCTGAAAGCCTTGTGAGTAGCATCTTCCGTTTTGCGAGATT includes these proteins:
- the LOC109704570 gene encoding uncharacterized protein LOC109704570, yielding MTTIFDDLLHNLVECYIDDLVVKTKNRIDHLVDLRIVFDQFRKYQLKMNPLKCAFGVTSGKFLGFIVRYRGIEVDPDKIKAIIEMPHPKSLKQLRSLQGKLAYIRRFISNLSGRIHPFSKLMKKGAAFNWDDSCQKPYLLNPPVLAAPIRGRPLILYIAATPSSLGAMLAQVNEEGKEVACYYLSRVMIGAENNYSPVEKLCLALIFALKWLRHYMLSHEIKLIARADPIKYVLNRPTLMGRVGKWAVLMMEFDITYVPQRAIKGQALADFLAAHPVPDDSPLITDLPDEEVMTVEKVTHYWQLYFDGASRSIESAEGSTRKKAGVGIVLVTPNKRVIYHSFSLMNPDCSNNEAEYEALAFGLLTALSMNISHLQAFGDSQLVIRQVNGIYEVRKPELTSYHSLVLSLMEKFTFIDIQHVRRRNNTQADALGKLVAALSLPPDGVAEIRVEQRWLLPSVLEFFPSDYQDNVVTCTQVEVNDWRAPFIEYFKYGHLPEDRNKKIELQRRLSQYTYHNDTLYKRTYDQMWLRCLSQTEAVNAIKEAHSGLCGAHQSGPKIALRLKLTGYFWPTMVKDCMDYAKKCH